The following DNA comes from Anastrepha obliqua isolate idAnaObli1 chromosome 1, idAnaObli1_1.0, whole genome shotgun sequence.
GTGATAAATGAAAGTCCACTGAAATACCaactaaaaatcaaatttgaaaatgaGACTTTGATTTGTAGAGTTTGTAGGTGAAGAAGGTTTCTTTAGGTACTACTTGTTTGtgtttagtttattttgttGTATTGTTGTATTACTTTGTGTGTATGCCGGCATAAACGTAGGTAGTTATTTCCACTAAAccctttttttacatttaacctAAAAATTAGTATTGATTTCTTGTctcgtttgctttctttttcatttgtcttggtttaacatttttctatttaactGAATTTAAACATTTCCGTTATGATTACTATGATTAATGTAAGTAATGCTTAAGTATCTATTATGAACTTAtgcaacatacacacatatgtttgTTGATTTGCCTATTAACATTGTCTATTTATAATACAGATACACACTTGTTTGCAACTTCAAAAGTATTTACTTTCACATATATTTagattgttttttatgtaactTTATTGTAACTTTATACCACTTTTCCTTGAACTGTGTCTGTATAGATGTCGCCGGTTAATATGGATAAATGGATAAAGGTAGAGTCACGCAAGGTCGAAATTCTTAATACTatacgtatttatgtatatattttattaatgtaaagttttgtatgtatatatgtatgtatgtatatatatttatatgtatgtaataataaagaaaaatttttctaattccaTAAAATTAATCTATAGTGTAAAATTGCCGTTGTAGGCGGATCAAATGAATGATTAATCAAATAAGTAaaggcaacaaaaaataaacaataacaaaaaagcaaaatattgtaagtcatttcttaaataaatagaaaaaaaaacattttatgataaaaattgcAGCAAATGTTAGCGAACATAGCCGATTTTGTGTTCATACAAATGTTCCTTGCTGTTGTGGTTATTGCGGCTGTTACATCGTCGTCCTCATGCTCATCATCGAGGCCAGCAATAGTTTTATATTGCAAAGGGCACAGCcctcattttgttgttttgtggtGTTGGTGCTTAAGGAAAGTATTCTGTTGGCAGAGACGTTCGCATACAGGCGTCCGGTTCAGCGCTTGAGGCAGCAATGGTCAGCAAATGATTGTTATTAgtgctgttgctgttattggCAGTTGCAACAACTTtcatttgttgctgttgtaattTACTCTCTACATCCGTGTTTATATCATAGTTATGGTTGCTAGACAGCGGAGTATGGACAATATTGCTGCCATTGGCAGTGTtgtggtggttgttgttgttgctagcagaaattttacttaaattatttgGTGGCTTTACAATAACGGAGGTGGCCACGGCAGTTGCTGGTGCGGAAGCTGCCAAATACTTGTATTTGTGGGTAGCATTTCTGTTGCTGTTATGGCCAATATTATAGTTGTTGCTTGTTCGCTTGTACTTTGTATTTGAATAGTTTGACGCAACCAGCATCTCTGTGTTCCCAGGGTCCATTTTATGCATTGATAATGACTTTGATTTCGCTCTCGCTGCCAGTTCTGTCGTTGTTGTCGAAATCATTTTCGCTGTTCCTATCGCTGTCGGTGTCGCCGTCGCCGCCGTTTCCGCCGCCGCCGACGTTTTGGGCCTTTTTCAGTCACCGAATCGGCTGCATGCTTTCTTCCACCTGCACTGGGTGCACCATTGATCACGGCGTTCCATACCATATACTTTACGGCATTTTTTGTTCTCGCCTCGAGTTCGTCTATTTGGTGAGTTCGGTGAGTGTTTAGTTGTCGTGGCGGCAGCTACATGTTGTGAATGCTGTTGCTGGTTATGATGAGACGTCTGTTGATGATGTTGTGGATTATGGTTTACGTGGGCTGTAGGGAGTGTCACTATAGTTCCGGCAGCGCTGGAGTGCGTCGTTTGTTGGTGGCCATGAATGTGCTGTAGTTGCTGTTGCGGTTGTGGTTGTTGCTGCTGATTGCTTGGATAATTTGGCGTAATAGTTACTGCCGGTACttggtgttgctgttgctgacTGTGATGAGCACCACTATGATGTGCCGTCACCGTGACATTTTGTTGGGACAATTGCTGAAGCATATTGTTGGCACTGCTATTGTTGTGTACGATGGAACTGCTTTGATTGTTACATGCGTTGCCATTGGCGCTGCTATTGCCATTACTGCTAATGCACGCATTCGGACTGCTGCTGTAATTATGATGGTACGTTGGCGATGGATATGGCGCGGTCGACTGGGACGGACGTGGCGATGATCGAGCGTGTTTAATATACTGTGGCTGCGGCTGCTGTTGAAGTTGCTGACTTGAGTTTGTTGTCACCGCTGAAGTGGCGGTTTGCGGAGCTAATACTACCGGTACTGAGGATGACTGCCAGTAGTTGTGGTGAGTTAGCGATGAAGTCGATATGCAATTGTTCTGCATTTGATGGTTATTTTGGCTGTTGCTACTATTGCTATTTGTAATAAAAGTGCCGCCGTGAAATACCGTCTTTCCGTTTATTAGATTTTGACCCTGACTTTGTTgaagctgttgctgttgctgttgattGACACGTCCTTGCCTGTGAGAGAATGAAACCAATGTCATTATTTGTTTACCATTGAACGTGCGATTAAGTGAGGTTATGTTGTTTATTATACGTTCTGAGCCAATTGATAAAAGATTTGCAAAGTTAAATATCGCACGCTAACCTCTAAAGCGACTCAACACTAAATACATCTAATTTTAGGCcgatcatatatacatacatatattatagggTTTTATTACtacttcatgacatttttttctatagatCAGTTGCAACATAAATATGTCCGCGCTTCTTTATAAGTTTAATGTGCGGCACACGCATATTCCTATTACACATTAGTGTATCTACTTTCGCAATATAGAAAACTCACTTATAATTTCCCACTATTTTTCTTTGGTATTCAGGATCTTCGTGTGGTGGCCGTGCCATGTCGCGGTGGCTGAGTGTGGGAGGTGATGTAGGGCTTGGTGTTTTACTATCTTCCTCCTCGTCTTCAATTTCCGTATAGTAGAATTCCTCCTCATGGTCATTTTCGCTGCATGATTCATCGTAATCTGCGGAGCGACGcgcttttttattactttaaataaataaaaaacatatatgtgtgatatattaattaatatattttttcctttttcaaattGTATGGTTATTTTTGTCACTGTTGAAGCAATGCTAAAAATCTATTACAAAACTATGCAACCCTTCTTTTCAATGGCGAGCACGAGCACGTGTGCTAAAAAGAGATGACAAGATGTGTATGAAAGCAAAGAACGGATGTAGTAGAACAGCTCCGCAGGTATCGTTGCACCAACGGTGAGGAATGAAATGACGCGATTCTTGATTGCTGGCATTCGTGTAGTTGATTTGTGGCCGTGTGGTGCTGTTGTCAAAGTGAAGttcttattttttgcaaatatattgtagtaaggaataaatatataatgcaaATTAATGCTAATAAAATCATTTCAggatattaaaaacttcttgaaGTATTCTGAAAGAAGGGGAAGGTGGTTCATGTTAAAATAATTGCTGGCAATTTAATAAGAGTAATCTAAAACGTGTTCGCAACAAAGAAACCTCaagcgaagaagaaga
Coding sequences within:
- the LOC129244037 gene encoding zinc finger protein 704-like; amino-acid sequence: MALEVSPFEVSTPVQQIGSQFITNKSRFRCTWKGCKHIEHTPKKIERHIRNVHLGNKKARRSADYDESCSENDHEEEFYYTEIEDEEEDSKTPSPTSPPTLSHRDMARPPHEDPEYQRKIVGNYKQGRVNQQQQQQLQQSQGQNLINGKTVFHGGTFITNSNSSNSQNNHQMQNNCISTSSLTHHNYWQSSSVPVVLAPQTATSAVTTNSSQQLQQQPQPQYIKHARSSPRPSQSTAPYPSPTYHHNYSSSPNACISSNGNSSANGNACNNQSSSIVHNNSSANNMLQQLSQQNVTVTAHHSGAHHSQQQQHQVPAVTITPNYPSNQQQQPQPQQQLQHIHGHQQTTHSSAAGTIVTLPTAHVNHNPQHHQQTSHHNQQQHSQHVAAATTTKHSPNSPNRRTRGENKKCRKVYGMERRDQWCTQCRWKKACSRFGD